The following are encoded together in the Portunus trituberculatus isolate SZX2019 chromosome 25, ASM1759143v1, whole genome shotgun sequence genome:
- the LOC123508669 gene encoding uncharacterized protein MAL8P1.12-like: MTLEKAIDNKKGIIFETKEENRTVENPVAEKNETIVKTIEHRNQTVQTPVGDKHGTDNGASKEQENKILDKMVEKRNDLDTKEQENKILLTIPVDKNETFMETKEQENKTVEKAVIDDKSGTIVETKQQENKTVEKTDDRNGTIVETKQQDNKTVENSTSDKNGTLVETKHQENKTVENKADDRNETIIETKNQENKTEKNKADDRNETIIETKNQENKTEENKADDRNETIIETKNQENKTEENKADDRNETIIETKNQENKTEENKADDRNETIIETKNQENKTEENKADDRNETIIETKNQENKTEENKADDRNETIIETKQEENKTEENKADDRNETIIETKNQENKTVENKADDRNETIIETKNQENKTVENKADDRNGTIIETKNLENKTEENKADDRNGTIIETKQEENKTVENKADDRNGTIIETKNQENKTEENKADDRNGTIIETRIKPRLNKTVENKTVNE; this comes from the coding sequence ATGACATTAGAGAAAGCAATTGATAATAAGAAAGGAATAATTTTTGAAACTAAGGAGGAGAACAGAACTGTGGAAAATCCTGTTGCCGAGAAGAATGAAACCATCGTTAAAACCATTGAGCACAGGAACCAAACGGTACAAACACCTGTTGGTGATAAACACGGGACAGATAATGGAGCTAGTAAAGAGCAGGAGAATAAGATCTTGGATAAGATGgttgaaaagagaaatgatttGGATactaaagaacaggaaaacaaaatcttGCTAACAATCCCTGTTGATAAGAACGAAACAtttatggaaactaaagagcaagaaaacaaaactgtggAGAAAGCAGTTATTGATGATAAGAGCGGAACCATCGTCGAAactaaacaacaagaaaacaaaactgtggaaaagACCGATGATAGAAATGGAACCATTGTTGAAACTAAACAGCAAGACAACAAAACAGTGGAAAATTCCACTAGTGATAAGAACGGAACCCTTGTAGAAACGAAAcaccaagagaataaaactgtggaGAATAAAGCTGATGATAGAAACGAAACCATTATTGAGacgaaaaaccaagaaaataaaactgagaaGAATAAAGCTGATGATAGAAACGAAACTATTATTGAGacgaaaaaccaagaaaataaaactgaggaGAATAAAGCTGATGATAGAAACGAAACTATTATTGAGACGAAAAaccaagagaataaaactgaggAGAATAAAGCTGATGATAGAAACGAAACTATTATTGAGACGAAAAaccaagagaataaaactgaggAGAATAAAGCTGATGATAGAAACGAAACCATTATTGAGACGAAAAaccaagagaataaaactgaggAGAATAAAGCTGATGATAGAAACGAAACTATTATTGAGacgaaaaaccaagaaaataaaactgaggaGAATAAAGCTGATGATAGAAACGAAACTATTATTGAGacgaaacaagaagagaataaaactgaggAGAATAAAGCTGATGATAGAAACGAAACTATTATTGAGACGAAAAaccaagagaataaaactgtggaGAATAAAGCTGATGATAGAAACGAAACCATTATTGAGACGAAAAaccaagagaataaaactgtggaGAATAAAGCTGATGATAGAAACGGAACTATTATTGAGACGAAAAACCTAGAGAATAAAACTGAGGAGAATAAAGCTGATGATAGAAACGGAACTATTATTGAGacgaaacaagaagagaataaaactgtggaGAATAAAGCTGATGATAGAAACGGAACCATTATTGAGacgaaaaaccaagaaaataaaactgaggaGAATAAAGCTGATGATAGAAACGGAACCATTATTGAGACGAGAATAAAACCAAGACTGAATAAAACTGTGGAGAATAAAACTGTAAATGAATAG